The following are encoded together in the Nocardioides sp. Arc9.136 genome:
- a CDS encoding N-acetylmuramoyl-L-alanine amidase → MTYRYLTQLAGALRAADLKVVEVPGWKTRGRPASTGGFDPVGVLWHHTGSKDTNPKSIADDRAYAEWLAEIGRSDLPAPLCQLSIGRDGTVYVCAAGRGNHAGTARASGTVAGGDGNQLYVGVECQNTGSEGWSDAQRDAMVTTGAVLAELLHTSAQAQRAHRETSVTGKWDPGLLDMDAFRRDVAAELVTKERPEEPDPEPTRVEEIRQLLREALKHAKSAKRRRRLQAALDRLPSR, encoded by the coding sequence ATGACCTACCGCTACCTCACCCAGCTGGCCGGAGCCCTGCGCGCCGCCGACCTCAAGGTCGTCGAGGTGCCCGGCTGGAAGACCCGCGGCCGCCCCGCGTCGACCGGCGGCTTCGACCCCGTCGGCGTGCTCTGGCACCACACCGGCTCGAAAGACACCAACCCGAAGTCGATCGCCGACGACCGCGCCTACGCCGAGTGGCTCGCCGAGATCGGCCGCTCCGACCTGCCCGCCCCGCTGTGCCAGCTCTCGATCGGCCGCGACGGCACCGTCTACGTCTGCGCCGCCGGCCGCGGCAACCATGCCGGCACCGCCCGCGCCTCGGGCACCGTCGCAGGCGGCGACGGGAACCAGCTCTACGTCGGGGTCGAGTGCCAGAACACCGGCTCCGAGGGCTGGAGCGACGCACAGCGCGACGCCATGGTCACCACCGGCGCCGTGCTCGCCGAGCTGCTCCACACCAGCGCCCAGGCCCAGCGCGCGCACCGCGAGACCTCGGTGACCGGGAAGTGGGACCCGGGCCTGCTCGACATGGACGCCTTCCGCCGCGACGTCGCCGCGGAGCTCGTCACGAAGGAGCGGCCCGAGGAGCCGGACCCAGAGCCGACCCGCGTCGAGGAGATCCGCCAGCTGCTGCGCGAGGCCCTCAAGCACGCGAAGTCCGCGAAGCGCCGCCGTCGGCTCCAGGCCGCCCTCGACCGGCTGCCGAGCCGGTGA
- a CDS encoding helix-turn-helix domain-containing protein: MDFYTATIDVNRREELAGDRVDELLEQLATYHAAIGTSPRGFLSATITVPAESLAQATTTALAVVSSAFGAEPIACTVLTTAEHDARQGWESTPEVVSVSEAATLLGISRQAVLQRIAGKSLPATRVGRSWTVPRAAVDAIITAGAAAARGHE, translated from the coding sequence ATGGACTTCTACACCGCAACCATCGACGTCAACCGGCGCGAGGAGCTCGCCGGCGACCGCGTCGACGAGCTCCTCGAGCAGCTCGCGACCTACCACGCTGCCATCGGCACCAGCCCCCGCGGCTTCCTCTCCGCGACCATCACGGTGCCCGCGGAGAGCCTTGCCCAGGCGACCACCACCGCGCTCGCGGTCGTGAGCTCCGCGTTCGGTGCCGAGCCGATCGCCTGCACCGTGCTGACCACCGCCGAGCACGACGCCCGCCAGGGGTGGGAGTCGACCCCCGAGGTGGTGTCGGTCAGCGAGGCCGCGACGCTCCTCGGCATCAGTCGGCAGGCGGTGCTGCAGCGCATCGCGGGCAAGTCGCTGCCGGCGACCCGGGTCGGCCGCAGCTGGACCGTCCCGCGTGCGGCGGTCGACGCCATCATCACGGCCGGTGCGGCAGCGGCCCGGGGTCACGAGTAG
- a CDS encoding DUF3263 domain-containing protein, giving the protein MTAPDQPATTAGITHEDRMMLDFEHSWWKYAGAKETAIREQFALTSTTYYRRLNWVIDQPEALEHDALLVRRLRRLRTARQEQRSARRLGFDEDLG; this is encoded by the coding sequence GTGACCGCACCCGATCAGCCGGCGACGACGGCCGGCATCACCCATGAGGACCGCATGATGCTCGACTTCGAGCACTCCTGGTGGAAGTACGCCGGCGCCAAGGAGACCGCCATCCGCGAGCAGTTCGCGCTGACCTCCACGACCTACTACCGCCGCCTCAACTGGGTCATCGACCAGCCCGAGGCGCTCGAGCACGACGCGCTCCTCGTCAGGCGCCTCCGCCGGCTCCGCACCGCCCGCCAGGAGCAGCGGTCCGCACGGCGCCTCGGCTTCGACGAGGACCTCGGGTGA
- a CDS encoding WhiB family transcriptional regulator, giving the protein MTSIREWFVLRALDPDHEWELRAACADTPDLLDTFTHPGRQPRDAEALAVCGRCTVLPQCQAAAVERGDTFGIRGGRRLG; this is encoded by the coding sequence GTGACCAGCATCCGGGAGTGGTTCGTCCTCCGCGCGCTCGACCCCGACCACGAGTGGGAGCTCCGCGCCGCGTGCGCAGACACCCCGGACCTCCTTGACACCTTCACCCACCCTGGGCGCCAGCCTCGCGACGCCGAGGCCCTGGCGGTCTGCGGCCGCTGCACCGTGCTGCCGCAGTGCCAGGCCGCCGCCGTCGAGCGCGGCGACACCTTCGGCATCCGCGGCGGCCGCCGCCTCGGCTGA
- a CDS encoding tyrosine-type recombinase/integrase yields MTSTAALDALVASWTLALEAENKSPRTIGNYLESMTLFGRWLVDTNRPTAPDQIDTSTCRTWLAELIETRSASTARTRWNGLRHFFAWCLEEGETTVNPMALVKAPALPEKLVEFLTPDQLKDVIAACEGPLLVDRRDQALILMYADTGARLSELATAHLEHLDLRERTLLVTGKGRRERMVSFGSRTARSVDRYLRVRGRQPYADGPWLWLSGKDGRALTSNGIQQMLRRRGKQAGIPGLHAHMFRHGFADAWLRAGGSEGDLMELAGWRSRQMLTRYAAKTRAERAREAYKGRSPMDNL; encoded by the coding sequence ATGACCAGCACCGCCGCGCTCGACGCGCTCGTCGCCTCCTGGACGCTCGCCCTCGAGGCCGAGAACAAGTCGCCGCGCACCATCGGCAACTACCTCGAGTCCATGACCCTGTTCGGACGCTGGCTCGTCGACACCAACCGGCCCACCGCGCCCGACCAGATCGACACCTCGACGTGCCGCACCTGGCTCGCCGAGCTCATTGAGACCCGGTCCGCCTCGACCGCCCGCACCCGTTGGAACGGGCTGCGTCACTTCTTCGCGTGGTGCCTCGAGGAGGGGGAGACGACCGTCAACCCGATGGCGCTGGTGAAGGCGCCGGCGCTGCCCGAGAAGCTCGTCGAGTTTCTCACGCCCGACCAGCTCAAGGACGTCATCGCCGCCTGCGAGGGTCCGCTGCTGGTCGACCGCCGCGACCAGGCGCTGATTCTCATGTACGCCGACACCGGCGCCCGACTCTCCGAGCTGGCTACCGCGCACCTCGAGCACCTCGACCTCCGCGAGCGCACGCTGCTGGTCACTGGAAAGGGTCGCCGCGAGCGGATGGTGTCGTTCGGGTCGCGGACCGCGCGGTCGGTCGACCGGTACCTGAGGGTTCGCGGTCGTCAGCCGTACGCCGACGGGCCCTGGCTGTGGCTCTCTGGCAAGGACGGGCGCGCCCTGACCTCGAACGGCATCCAGCAGATGCTCCGGAGGCGTGGGAAACAAGCCGGGATCCCGGGGCTGCACGCGCACATGTTTCGGCACGGGTTCGCCGATGCCTGGCTCCGCGCCGGCGGGTCAGAGGGTGACCTGATGGAGCTGGCCGGCTGGCGGTCGCGGCAGATGCTCACGCGGTACGCCGCGAAGACCCGGGCCGAGCGGGCGCGGGAGGCCTACAAGGGCCGGTCGCCGATGGACAACCTCTGA